Genomic window (Candidatus Nitrosocosmicus franklandus):
TACTCCAAGTTCTTCTATCCTTTGATATCCCTTAAATTCAAGAAAGTCTCTAATCTTTTCGCGTACTGGGAAATGATTGTGTTCTACAGTTATAATACGAAAAGAGTATTCATCAAATGGAAAACTCTTTAGAATTGCTAGTTCAGAACCCTCTGTATCCAGACTCCAATAATCTATGGTTTGTGGAACGTTACATTCTTTCAGGACTTGACCTATTGTACGTGTCAATTTCTTAACTGTCTTTGGATTTCCGTACAAATCTTTGTTAACATCATATGATGCTTTTGCTCGATCTAAGTGCAAAGGATGATATTCTTCCATGATCCCCCCAACATCGTTTCCTAGTTCTAAAAAATCAACATAATCTTCCTTATCATATAGACAATAATTCAAGCAATGACATTTGCGATTTTTCACTAGATTTTCAAAAAAAACTTCATTCGGTTCAAT
Coding sequences:
- a CDS encoding FkbM family methyltransferase yields the protein MQSNNTHLLEVAYDWNGVCIEPNEVFFENLVKNRKCHCLNYCLYDKEDYVDFLELGNDVGGIMEEYHPLHLDRAKASYDVNKDLYGNPKTVKKLTRTIGQVLKECNVPQTIDYWSLDTEGSELAILKSFPFDEYSFRIITVEHNHFPVREKIRDFLEFKGYQRIEELGVDDCCMQR